From Miscanthus floridulus cultivar M001 chromosome 15, ASM1932011v1, whole genome shotgun sequence, the proteins below share one genomic window:
- the LOC136508780 gene encoding protein FLOWERINGUS T-like, whose protein sequence is MSRDPLVVGSIVGDIVDYFAASALLRVIYGGRELTCGSELRPSQVAGEPTAHITGARDGRPPAFYTLVMLDPDAPSPSNPTNREYLHWLVTDIPEGAGANHGNEVVAYESPLPSAGIHRFVFIVFRQAVRQAIYAPGWRANFNTRDFAACYSLGLPVAATYFNCQREGGCGGRRYR, encoded by the exons aTGTCGAGGGATCCGCTTGTGGTGGGAAGCATCGTGGGCGACATCGTGGACTACTTCGCAGCGTCGGCGCTGCTCCGAGTGATCTACGGCGGGCGGGAGTTGACCTGCGGGTCGGAGCTCAGGCCGTCGCAGGTGGCCGGCGAGCCGACGGCGCACATCACAGGAGCCCGCGACGGGAGGCCGCCGGCGTTCTACACTCTGGTGATGCTGGACCCCGATGCGCCCAGCCCAAGCAACCCGACCAATCGGGAGTATCTCCATTG GTTGGTGACTGACATACCAGAAGGAGCTGGTGCCAATCATGGTAACGAGGTGGTGGCGTACGAGAGCCCCCTGCCATCGGCGGGGATCCACCGGTTCGTGTTCATCGTGTTCCGGCAGGCGGTCCGGCAGGCGATCTACGCGCCCGGGTGGCGCGCCAACTTCAACACCAGGGACTTCGCCGCCTGCTACAGCCTCGGACTGCCTGTCGCCGCCACCTACTTCAACTGCCAGAGGGAGGGCGGCTGCGGTGGCCGGAGGTACAGGTGA